Proteins encoded together in one Bradyrhizobium sp. PSBB068 window:
- a CDS encoding M48 family metallopeptidase: MAAYGLYTHIASNKFRSMLLLAGLFLLIYVLVYAGALVAEVMIDSSRTAEYYLTRASRDLVSAFPWATIAAAAWIVIAYFFHQKMIDAVTGGESVTRQQQPRLYNLLENLCISRGIQMPKLKVMDSPALNAFATGLNPRQYAVTVTTGLLRALNDQEIEAVLGHELTHIKNGDVQLMVIAVIIAGVVGFFGELFFRLFTNLSWSGGGGGWSSSSSSRSSSSSSDRDSKGSGGGAIVVIIIAVALIMLAWLLSQVVKLALSRSREFLADAGSVELTKNPDAMISALRKIENRGELPGATSAVMELCVDNPREGFADLFATHPSVKSRVDALVKYAGGHDPGPLALPDETDATAPQDQPPLPGDQPPPVTHGPWGDTPPAQPNNPPPLPGTGPRQGPLGPLDPLQGPLQGPWGRHR, translated from the coding sequence ATGGCCGCCTATGGTCTCTACACGCATATCGCATCGAACAAGTTTCGTTCGATGCTGCTGCTCGCCGGCCTGTTCCTGCTGATCTACGTGCTGGTCTATGCCGGCGCGCTGGTCGCGGAAGTGATGATCGATAGCAGCCGCACGGCCGAATATTATTTGACGCGGGCCTCGCGGGATCTGGTCTCGGCCTTCCCGTGGGCGACGATCGCGGCAGCGGCCTGGATCGTAATCGCCTATTTCTTCCACCAGAAGATGATCGACGCCGTCACCGGCGGCGAAAGCGTGACGCGGCAGCAGCAGCCGCGGCTCTACAATCTGCTGGAAAACCTCTGCATCTCGCGCGGCATCCAGATGCCGAAGCTGAAGGTGATGGACAGCCCGGCGCTGAATGCGTTCGCGACCGGCCTCAACCCGCGCCAATACGCCGTCACGGTCACCACGGGTCTTCTGAGAGCGCTGAACGACCAGGAGATCGAGGCCGTGCTCGGCCACGAGCTCACCCACATCAAGAACGGCGACGTGCAACTGATGGTGATCGCGGTGATCATCGCCGGCGTGGTCGGCTTCTTCGGCGAACTGTTCTTCCGCCTGTTCACAAATCTGTCGTGGAGCGGCGGCGGAGGCGGCTGGTCGTCCTCGTCATCCTCGCGATCATCGTCCTCCTCCTCGGATCGCGACAGCAAGGGTTCGGGCGGCGGCGCGATCGTCGTCATCATCATCGCGGTCGCATTGATCATGCTGGCCTGGCTGCTGTCGCAGGTGGTCAAGCTCGCACTGTCGCGGTCGCGCGAATTTCTCGCCGATGCCGGATCGGTCGAGCTGACCAAGAATCCCGATGCGATGATTTCGGCGCTGCGCAAGATCGAGAATCGCGGCGAGCTGCCGGGAGCCACCTCGGCGGTAATGGAACTCTGCGTCGACAATCCGCGCGAGGGCTTCGCCGACCTGTTCGCCACCCACCCGTCGGTGAAATCCCGGGTCGATGCCCTGGTGAAATATGCCGGCGGTCATGACCCCGGCCCGCTGGCGCTGCCGGATGAGACGGACGCGACGGCGCCGCAGGACCAGCCGCCGCTGCCAGGCGATCAACCTCCGCCGGTCACCCATGGCCCGTGGGGCGACACGCCGCCCGCGCAGCCGAACAATCCGCCGCCGCTGCCGGGCACCGGCCCAAGGCAGGGACCGCTGGGGCCGCTGGACCCACTCCAAGGCCCTCTCCAAGGTCCTTGGGGACGGCATCGCTGA
- a CDS encoding LemA family protein, giving the protein MSTSWIVIGVIVLLVLFAFGAYNRLVALGQRVSQAFADIDVQLKQRHDLIPNLVETVKGYASHERGTLDDVIKARNSAISAQGPAQVSAAENQLSGALGRLIALSEAYPDLKANANFQQLASELSDLENKIAASRRFFNNAVQEYNTGIQQMPAALFAGMFGFTRKDFFDLGASRTEVEAAPSVKF; this is encoded by the coding sequence ATGTCGACCAGCTGGATCGTTATCGGCGTCATCGTCCTTCTCGTGCTGTTTGCGTTCGGCGCCTACAACCGGCTCGTCGCGCTCGGCCAGCGGGTCAGCCAGGCCTTTGCCGACATCGACGTGCAACTCAAGCAGCGCCACGACCTGATCCCGAATCTGGTCGAGACCGTGAAGGGCTATGCCTCCCATGAGCGCGGCACGCTCGACGACGTCATCAAGGCGCGCAATTCGGCGATCTCGGCACAGGGGCCGGCCCAGGTCTCGGCGGCGGAGAACCAACTCTCCGGCGCGCTCGGCCGCCTGATCGCGCTGTCGGAGGCCTATCCGGACCTCAAGGCCAACGCCAATTTCCAGCAGCTCGCCTCGGAGCTGTCCGACCTCGAGAACAAGATCGCCGCCAGCCGCCGCTTCTTCAACAACGCGGTCCAGGAATACAACACCGGCATCCAGCAGATGCCGGCCGCGTTGTTCGCCGGCATGTTCGGCTTCACCCGCAAGGATTTCTTCGACCTCGGCGCCAGCCGTACGGAAGTCGAGGCGGCACCGAGCGTGAAGTTCTGA
- a CDS encoding SAM-dependent methyltransferase, translating to MTSPDLPAELRAALNARLEGLSRSDAAGRAAIISQTYREGGGSGTIRTETDALAYAVARMPATYAAVVASLNALTEIRPDFAPTSLLDVGAGPGTASWAAAEAFPSLHEFTLLDANEALRTLALDLTRRSDRLRRITYELGQARVYAAHAEAADLVIASYIINELGDAERNALTDVMWEQTKDTLLVVEPGTPAGYARIIALRARLIAAGAHVIAPCPHDGDCPLVAPDWCHFSQRLQRSRAHKQVKGADAPFEDERFAYVALSRARVENRPSRVLAQPDVGKVEIAAKLCTAEGVAVARVPRRAKADYARARRWRWGDAVETNSLRRPGEGRDP from the coding sequence ATGACCTCACCGGACCTACCTGCTGAACTCCGCGCGGCCCTCAACGCCCGGCTCGAAGGCCTGTCGCGCAGCGACGCCGCCGGCCGTGCAGCCATTATCTCGCAGACCTATCGCGAAGGCGGCGGCTCCGGAACGATCAGGACCGAGACCGATGCGCTGGCCTACGCCGTGGCGCGGATGCCCGCGACCTATGCCGCCGTGGTGGCGAGCCTTAATGCACTGACGGAGATCCGGCCGGATTTCGCGCCCACCAGCCTGCTCGATGTCGGAGCCGGGCCGGGGACGGCGAGCTGGGCGGCTGCGGAAGCCTTCCCGTCGTTGCACGAGTTCACTCTGCTCGATGCCAATGAGGCCCTGCGCACGCTGGCGCTCGACCTCACGCGCCGGAGTGACCGCCTGCGCCGCATCACCTACGAGCTCGGCCAGGCCCGCGTTTATGCAGCGCATGCCGAGGCCGCCGATCTCGTGATCGCGAGCTACATCATCAACGAGCTCGGTGATGCCGAACGCAACGCGCTCACCGATGTCATGTGGGAGCAAACGAAGGATACCCTGCTGGTCGTCGAACCCGGCACCCCCGCGGGCTACGCGCGGATCATCGCGCTGCGCGCGCGATTGATCGCCGCCGGCGCGCATGTGATTGCCCCCTGCCCGCATGACGGCGACTGTCCGCTGGTCGCGCCCGACTGGTGCCATTTCTCGCAGCGGCTGCAGCGCTCGCGCGCGCACAAGCAGGTCAAGGGCGCCGACGCACCGTTCGAGGACGAGCGCTTCGCCTATGTCGCGCTGAGCCGCGCGCGGGTTGAGAACCGACCATCGCGCGTGCTCGCGCAACCGGATGTCGGCAAGGTCGAGATTGCGGCCAAGCTGTGCACGGCGGAGGGCGTCGCCGTCGCCAGGGTCCCCCGACGCGCCAAGGCCGACTACGCGCGCGCCCGGCGCTGGCGCTGGGGCGATGCGGTCGAGACCAACAGCCTGCGTCGTCCCGGCGAAGGCCGGGACCCATAA
- the smc gene encoding chromosome segregation protein SMC, with the protein MKLTRLRLHGFKSFVEPTDFMIEPGLTGVVGPNGCGKSNLVEALRWAMGETSHKSLRAADMDAVIFAGSGNRPARNHAEVVMTIDNSDRSAPAAVNDSQLLEISRRIEREAGSVYRINGRDVRARDVQILFADAATGARSPALVHQGKIGEIIQAKPEQRRRVLEDAAGVAGLHARRHEAELRLKAAETNLTRVEDVIGQLTGQMEGLKKQARQAIRYREVAAKVRKSEAMLFHLRWIGANADVNDAARTHDLAVREMAERTQHQAEAARIQAIRATELPALRDAEARAAAGLQRLTNAREMLDREEQRAKERVGELDRRLTQFAQDIAREQQQTSDADIALQRLDTEDAELKEEIKSRVEKRSGVDERVAEAEEILAATERQFSELTTQLADLTAKRNQLEAGVRTHRDRLARLDQEIANVQAEEAKLAQETGNLGDIDALAAAMEMAQQALAESEAAVQSSEAHHAAARQTLEASRNPLAEAEKRVQRLETEARTISKLVTSETKNLWPPIIDGITVAKGYEKAIGAVLGDDLDAPVDSSAPMRWTNVGEAAGDPSLPDGVERLADHVQAPPELARRLAQIGVVAKERGAALVSQLKTGQRLVSLEGDVWRWDGFVADAHAPTGAARRLAERARLVDIEHELEQARIDAAAKREALETAEEELRSASAAEGASREAVRAARRETDAARERHAATEREINRHAARKSALTEAHSRVAADRAEAEAAHESAAAALAELPPGVETEAQLAAVRAEIDNQRRAAAQVRAEAQALAREAELADRRVQAIVAERNEWQTRKTSAASQVETVEARIAEVSAEREELANAPEVFAEKRSALITEIEHAEGDRRIAADALATAEAAMAETDRVAKATLEALSSSREATARAEERMEGTRRRLADIEREIHDMLEVEPSAVVGMAEIEPGAELPPVTQVEEELEKLRRDRERLGAVNLRAEEELKEVETQHTALTTERDDLVEAIKRLRQGIQSLNREARERLLTSFETVNNHFKRLFTELFGGGEAALHLIESDDPLEAGLEIIAKPPGKKPQTLSLLSGGEQALTALSLIFAVFLTNPSPICVLDEVDAPLDDHNVERFCSLLHEMTGSTDTRFIIITHNPITMARMNRLFGVTMAERGVSQLVSVDLQGAVDILDQNVA; encoded by the coding sequence ATGAAGCTCACGCGCCTCCGCCTGCACGGTTTCAAGTCGTTCGTTGAACCCACCGATTTCATGATCGAGCCGGGCCTGACCGGCGTCGTCGGACCGAATGGCTGCGGCAAATCCAATCTCGTCGAAGCGCTGCGCTGGGCGATGGGCGAGACGTCGCACAAGTCGCTGCGCGCCGCCGACATGGATGCGGTGATCTTCGCCGGTTCCGGCAACCGTCCGGCGCGCAACCACGCCGAAGTCGTGATGACGATCGACAATTCCGATCGCTCGGCACCGGCCGCCGTCAACGACAGCCAGTTGCTTGAAATCTCCCGCCGCATCGAGCGCGAAGCCGGCTCGGTCTACCGCATCAACGGCCGCGACGTGCGCGCCCGCGACGTGCAGATCCTGTTCGCCGACGCCGCCACCGGCGCGCGTTCGCCGGCCCTCGTCCACCAGGGCAAGATCGGCGAGATCATCCAGGCCAAGCCGGAGCAGCGGCGCCGCGTGCTGGAAGACGCCGCCGGCGTCGCCGGCCTGCACGCCCGCCGTCACGAGGCGGAACTGCGGCTGAAGGCGGCCGAAACCAACCTCACCCGCGTCGAGGACGTGATCGGCCAGCTCACCGGCCAGATGGAAGGCCTGAAGAAGCAGGCGCGCCAGGCGATCCGCTACCGCGAGGTCGCGGCCAAGGTGCGCAAGTCCGAAGCCATGCTGTTCCACCTGCGCTGGATCGGGGCCAATGCCGACGTCAACGACGCCGCGCGGACCCATGATCTCGCCGTGCGCGAGATGGCGGAGCGCACCCAGCATCAGGCGGAAGCCGCGCGCATCCAGGCGATCCGCGCCACCGAACTGCCGGCGCTGCGCGATGCCGAGGCGCGCGCCGCCGCCGGCCTGCAGCGCCTGACCAATGCGCGCGAGATGCTCGACCGCGAGGAGCAGCGCGCCAAGGAGCGCGTCGGCGAGCTCGACCGCCGCCTCACCCAGTTCGCCCAGGACATCGCGCGCGAGCAGCAGCAGACCTCGGATGCCGACATCGCGCTGCAGCGGCTCGACACCGAAGACGCCGAGCTGAAGGAAGAGATCAAGTCGCGGGTCGAGAAGCGCTCCGGCGTCGACGAGCGCGTGGCCGAGGCCGAGGAGATCCTGGCCGCGACCGAGCGCCAGTTCTCCGAGCTGACCACGCAGCTCGCCGATCTCACTGCCAAGCGCAACCAGCTCGAAGCCGGCGTGCGCACGCATCGCGACCGGCTGGCGCGGCTCGATCAGGAGATCGCCAACGTCCAGGCCGAGGAAGCCAAGCTCGCGCAGGAGACCGGTAATCTCGGCGACATCGACGCGCTCGCCGCCGCCATGGAGATGGCGCAGCAGGCGCTCGCCGAATCCGAGGCCGCCGTGCAATCCAGCGAGGCCCACCACGCCGCCGCACGGCAGACGCTGGAAGCCTCCCGCAATCCGCTCGCCGAGGCGGAGAAGCGCGTGCAGCGGCTCGAGACCGAAGCCCGCACCATCTCCAAGCTCGTCACCAGCGAAACCAAGAACCTGTGGCCGCCGATCATCGACGGCATCACGGTCGCCAAGGGCTATGAGAAGGCGATCGGCGCCGTGCTCGGCGACGACCTCGACGCCCCCGTGGATTCCTCCGCGCCGATGCGCTGGACCAATGTCGGCGAGGCCGCGGGCGATCCTTCTCTGCCCGATGGTGTCGAGCGGCTGGCCGATCACGTCCAGGCACCGCCGGAGCTGGCGCGCCGTCTCGCCCAGATCGGTGTCGTTGCCAAGGAACGCGGCGCGGCGCTGGTATCGCAGCTGAAGACCGGCCAGCGGCTGGTGTCGCTCGAAGGCGACGTCTGGCGCTGGGACGGCTTTGTCGCCGACGCGCATGCGCCGACCGGCGCTGCGCGCCGCCTCGCCGAACGCGCCCGCCTGGTCGACATTGAGCACGAGCTGGAACAGGCCCGTATCGATGCCGCCGCCAAGCGCGAGGCGCTGGAGACCGCCGAAGAAGAGCTGCGCTCGGCGTCCGCCGCCGAGGGTGCCTCGCGCGAAGCCGTGCGTGCCGCCCGCCGCGAGACCGATGCCGCGCGCGAGCGCCATGCCGCGACCGAGCGCGAGATCAACCGCCACGCCGCGCGCAAATCGGCGCTGACCGAGGCGCACAGCCGTGTCGCCGCCGACCGCGCCGAGGCCGAAGCCGCCCATGAGAGCGCCGCTGCCGCGCTTGCCGAATTGCCGCCGGGTGTCGAGACCGAAGCCCAGCTCGCCGCGGTTCGCGCGGAGATCGACAACCAGCGCCGGGCCGCGGCGCAGGTCCGCGCCGAGGCGCAGGCGCTCGCCCGCGAAGCCGAACTCGCCGACCGCCGCGTGCAGGCGATCGTCGCCGAGCGCAATGAGTGGCAGACCCGCAAGACCAGCGCCGCCTCGCAGGTTGAGACCGTCGAGGCCCGCATCGCCGAAGTGTCGGCCGAGCGTGAAGAACTTGCCAATGCGCCCGAAGTGTTCGCCGAGAAGCGCAGCGCGCTGATCACCGAGATCGAGCACGCCGAGGGCGATCGCCGCATCGCCGCCGACGCGCTCGCAACCGCCGAAGCCGCGATGGCGGAAACCGATCGCGTCGCCAAGGCCACGCTCGAAGCGCTGTCGTCGTCCCGCGAAGCCACCGCCCGCGCCGAAGAGCGCATGGAAGGCACCCGCCGCCGCCTCGCCGACATCGAGCGCGAGATCCACGACATGCTCGAGGTCGAGCCCAGCGCGGTGGTCGGCATGGCCGAGATCGAGCCCGGCGCGGAGCTGCCGCCGGTCACGCAGGTCGAGGAAGAACTCGAGAAGCTGCGGCGCGACCGCGAGCGGCTCGGCGCCGTCAACCTGCGCGCCGAGGAAGAGCTGAAGGAAGTCGAGACCCAGCACACCGCGCTGACCACCGAGCGCGACGACCTGGTCGAGGCGATCAAGCGGCTGCGCCAGGGCATCCAGAGCCTCAACCGCGAAGCGCGCGAGCGTCTGCTGACCTCGTTCGAGACCGTCAACAACCACTTCAAGCGGCTGTTCACCGAGCTGTTCGGCGGCGGCGAAGCGGCGCTGCACCTGATCGAAAGCGACGATCCTCTGGAAGCCGGCCTCGAGATCATCGCCAAGCCACCTGGCAAGAAGCCGCAGACGCTGTCGCTGCTGTCGGGCGGCGAGCAGGCGCTGACCGCGCTCTCGCTGATCTTCGCGGTGTTCCTCACCAACCCGTCGCCGATCTGCGTGCTGGACGAAGTCGACGCGCCGCTCGACGACCACAACGTCGAACGGTTCTGCAGCCTGCTGCACGAAATGACCGGTTCGACCGACACGCGCTTCATCATCATCACGCACAATCCGATCACCATGGCGCGGATGAACCGGCTGTTCGGCGTCACCATGGCCGAACGCGGCGTCTCGCAGCTGGTCTCGGTCGACCTGCAGGGCGCGGTCGACATCCTCGACCAGAACGTGGCGTAG
- a CDS encoding DsbA family protein has product MIITRRAFTTALSLTGLAALAGLSPLRLITDAFAQTAAEVAKPQSLPDMGLGPQDAKVTIVEYASMTCPHCANFNETVFPKIKSTYVDSGKVRYVFREFPLDIKAAAGSMLARCIAKDDAPKFFAVIDLLFRQQNDWVVKNTTETLTRIGKQAGLSQQQVEDCLKDQKLLDKIAADQKYANDVLKVNSTPTFFINGEMLKGETSFEEFSKHIDPLLKS; this is encoded by the coding sequence TTGATCATCACGCGCCGCGCCTTCACCACCGCTCTCTCGCTGACCGGCCTTGCCGCCCTCGCCGGCCTGTCGCCGCTGCGCCTGATCACCGATGCATTCGCGCAGACCGCCGCCGAAGTCGCCAAGCCGCAGTCGCTGCCGGACATGGGCCTCGGCCCGCAGGACGCCAAGGTGACGATCGTCGAATACGCCTCGATGACCTGCCCGCACTGCGCCAATTTCAACGAGACCGTGTTCCCGAAGATCAAGTCGACCTACGTCGACTCCGGCAAGGTGCGTTACGTGTTCCGCGAATTCCCGCTCGACATCAAGGCCGCCGCGGGCTCGATGCTGGCGCGCTGCATCGCCAAAGACGACGCGCCGAAATTCTTCGCCGTGATCGACCTCTTGTTCCGCCAGCAGAACGACTGGGTGGTGAAGAACACCACCGAGACGCTGACGCGGATCGGCAAGCAGGCTGGTCTCAGCCAGCAGCAGGTCGAGGACTGCCTGAAGGATCAGAAGCTGCTCGACAAGATCGCCGCCGACCAGAAATACGCCAACGACGTGCTGAAGGTGAACTCGACGCCGACCTTCTTCATCAACGGCGAGATGCTGAAGGGCGAGACCTCGTTCGAGGAATTCAGCAAGCATATCGATCCGCTGCTGAAGAGCTGA
- a CDS encoding DUF721 domain-containing protein has protein sequence MSKPGPISAKPLSILLSDVFTDAYAKQGFAARELVLRWTEIAGERIATFCEPMKMQWPRPVEGQPQEPATLVLRVEGPMALEIQHSSDVILERVNRFFGWHAVGRLTIRQAPLSRRSRPARPRPPDAKSVAREAADLAAVEDDDLRAALARLGASIKRN, from the coding sequence ATGTCCAAACCCGGCCCGATCAGCGCAAAGCCCCTGTCGATCCTGCTCAGCGACGTCTTCACCGATGCGTACGCAAAGCAGGGCTTTGCCGCGCGCGAACTGGTGCTGCGCTGGACCGAGATCGCGGGCGAGCGGATCGCCACCTTTTGCGAGCCGATGAAGATGCAGTGGCCGCGGCCGGTGGAGGGGCAGCCGCAGGAGCCGGCAACGCTGGTGCTGCGGGTCGAGGGACCGATGGCGCTGGAGATCCAGCATTCCTCCGATGTCATTCTGGAACGGGTGAACCGCTTCTTCGGCTGGCACGCGGTCGGCCGCCTGACGATCCGGCAGGCCCCGCTGTCGCGCCGCAGCCGCCCGGCGCGGCCGCGCCCGCCCGACGCTAAATCCGTGGCTCGGGAGGCGGCCGATCTTGCCGCCGTCGAGGACGACGACCTGCGCGCGGCGCTGGCCCGGTTGGGCGCCTCGATCAAGCGAAATTGA
- a CDS encoding HigA family addiction module antidote protein, with protein MSKSSTTTTKGGLLHNPHPGEILLEEFLKPMGLSQNGLARAVHVAPRRINEIVLGKRDITADTDLRLARYFGLSEGFFLGLQMDYDLMQRRREIDRDLKAIRPRAAA; from the coding sequence ATGTCGAAATCGTCGACTACCACGACTAAGGGCGGATTGCTCCACAACCCCCATCCCGGCGAAATCCTGCTTGAGGAGTTCCTCAAGCCGATGGGCCTCAGTCAGAATGGGCTGGCGCGCGCCGTTCATGTGGCCCCGCGCCGCATCAATGAGATTGTGCTGGGCAAGCGCGACATCACCGCCGATACCGACCTGCGGCTGGCACGCTATTTTGGCCTATCGGAGGGGTTTTTCCTTGGGCTGCAGATGGACTATGACCTGATGCAACGGCGCCGCGAGATCGACCGGGATCTCAAGGCCATCCGTCCACGTGCGGCGGCCTGA
- a CDS encoding type II toxin-antitoxin system RelE/ParE family toxin: MQNVALRKLRLLNQARALSDLRVPPGNRLEALRADRLGQHSIRINDQWRICFVWDEGGPAHVEIVDYHD, encoded by the coding sequence ATCCAGAACGTTGCGCTCAGGAAACTCCGCCTTCTGAATCAAGCCCGCGCTTTGAGCGACCTGCGCGTGCCACCCGGTAACCGCCTCGAAGCACTGAGGGCGGACCGGCTGGGTCAGCACTCGATTCGGATCAACGATCAATGGCGTATCTGCTTTGTATGGGATGAGGGAGGACCGGCACATGTCGAAATCGTCGACTACCACGACTAA
- the mutY gene encoding A/G-specific adenine glycosylase — MSPSRATKQRPQQDAPDRPARLLAWYDRHRRTLPWRAKAGERSDPYRVWLSEIMLQQTTVRAVGPYFEKFVARWPDVTALGRAALDDVLRMWAGLGYYSRARNLHACAVAVMGDHGGAFPDTEEGLRALPGIGPYTAAAIAAIAFDRRTMPVDGNIERVVTRLYAIEEALPQAKPLIKEMATTLLGPSRAGDSAQALMDLGATICTPKKPACALCPLNDDCAGRIRGDQETFPRKAPKKSGALRRGAAFVVTRGGELLVRSRPEKGLLGGMTEVPGSQWLAGQEDAAALAQAPELKGVTRWHRKAGIVSHVFTHFPLELVVYTASVTSRTRAPEGMRWVPVATLDGEAFPNVMRKVIAHGLDL; from the coding sequence GTGTCCCCGTCACGAGCGACCAAGCAAAGACCGCAACAGGATGCGCCTGACCGCCCGGCACGGCTGCTCGCCTGGTATGACCGGCATCGCCGAACCCTGCCGTGGCGCGCGAAGGCCGGGGAGCGGTCTGATCCGTACCGGGTGTGGCTGTCCGAGATCATGCTGCAGCAGACCACGGTGCGGGCGGTCGGACCTTACTTCGAGAAATTCGTGGCGCGCTGGCCTGACGTCACCGCACTCGGCCGCGCCGCGCTCGACGACGTCCTGAGGATGTGGGCCGGGCTCGGCTATTATTCGCGGGCGCGCAACCTGCACGCCTGCGCGGTCGCGGTGATGGGCGATCATGGCGGGGCATTTCCGGACACCGAGGAGGGCCTGCGTGCGCTGCCCGGGATCGGGCCCTACACTGCCGCGGCGATCGCCGCGATCGCGTTCGACCGGCGCACCATGCCGGTCGACGGCAATATCGAGCGCGTGGTCACCCGGCTCTACGCCATCGAGGAGGCGCTGCCGCAGGCCAAGCCGCTGATCAAGGAGATGGCCACGACGTTGCTCGGGCCGTCGCGCGCCGGCGACAGTGCGCAGGCGCTGATGGATCTGGGCGCCACCATCTGCACGCCGAAGAAGCCGGCTTGCGCATTGTGTCCGCTGAATGACGATTGCGCAGGCCGCATCCGCGGTGATCAGGAAACATTCCCGCGCAAGGCGCCGAAGAAAAGCGGCGCGCTGCGCCGCGGCGCCGCCTTCGTGGTGACGCGTGGCGGCGAGCTGCTGGTGCGCTCGCGCCCGGAAAAGGGTCTGCTCGGCGGCATGACCGAGGTGCCGGGCTCGCAATGGCTCGCCGGGCAGGAGGATGCCGCCGCGCTGGCGCAGGCGCCGGAACTCAAGGGCGTCACCCGCTGGCATCGCAAGGCTGGAATCGTCAGCCATGTGTTCACGCACTTCCCGCTCGAGCTCGTCGTCTACACCGCCAGCGTTACGTCGCGGACCCGCGCGCCGGAGGGCATGCGCTGGGTGCCGGTGGCGACGCTCGACGGCGAGGCATTTCCGAACGTGATGCGTAAGGTCATCGCGCACGGGCTCGACCTCTAG
- a CDS encoding PaaI family thioesterase: MIATALDKIPMPPVAKLLGWRLADARPQDGWIRMTFDGKQDFCNPAGFIQGGMLSAMLDDTMGPAVFVMTEGRLFTTTITMTVNFLAPAKPGLVTGEATVTQLGKTIAFVEGRLTSADGALLATASSSIRLVEAVRALR; this comes from the coding sequence ATGATCGCAACTGCGCTCGATAAAATTCCGATGCCGCCGGTCGCAAAACTGCTCGGCTGGCGCCTGGCCGACGCACGTCCGCAGGACGGCTGGATCAGGATGACCTTCGACGGCAAGCAGGATTTCTGCAATCCGGCCGGCTTTATCCAGGGCGGCATGCTCAGCGCGATGCTCGACGACACCATGGGGCCGGCGGTGTTCGTGATGACCGAGGGCAGGCTCTTCACCACGACGATCACGATGACCGTGAATTTCCTGGCGCCGGCGAAGCCCGGGTTGGTCACCGGCGAGGCGACGGTGACTCAGCTCGGCAAGACCATCGCCTTCGTCGAAGGCCGGCTGACCTCGGCCGACGGCGCATTGCTCGCGACGGCGAGCAGCAGCATCCGCCTGGTGGAGGCGGTGCGGGCGCTGCGGTGA